The following coding sequences are from one Paenibacillus tundrae window:
- a CDS encoding alpha/beta fold hydrolase, with the protein MKKEQMISAHMELNQDFLLDYQYYVQRASQETLVFIHAHSVDRRMWEPQIDHFASRYSILCYDLRGYGKSSMPLEGQPFLHAEDLRALLEHLNIETAHLIGLSLGSFVALDFWVLYPEYVQSVTVASGAIPDPKPDVPTPLVTDVPRFKQEWFERLLEGCGEDRNGYQHRLLTMIGDWKVWQSTHREPDCILGKTLLPKLTAMQDPGPVCVVNGAKDFPGAHHSADRLLECMPHAICVNLPEAGHFSNMEAPYEFNAALQAFLDKGEDHNDSKPDSTRL; encoded by the coding sequence ATGAAGAAGGAGCAAATGATCTCGGCCCATATGGAGCTAAATCAGGATTTTCTCCTCGATTACCAATATTACGTTCAAAGAGCTTCCCAAGAGACACTGGTGTTCATTCACGCCCATTCGGTGGATCGACGCATGTGGGAGCCGCAGATCGATCATTTTGCTTCACGTTATTCAATTCTATGCTATGACCTTAGAGGGTATGGTAAATCCTCCATGCCCCTGGAGGGACAGCCCTTCCTGCATGCTGAGGACTTGCGAGCACTTCTGGAACATCTGAATATCGAAACCGCTCACTTGATCGGGCTGTCGTTGGGATCATTTGTAGCACTCGATTTCTGGGTGCTTTACCCAGAATATGTACAGTCGGTGACTGTTGCCAGTGGGGCAATTCCTGATCCCAAGCCGGATGTTCCAACGCCCCTAGTGACGGATGTGCCGCGCTTCAAGCAGGAATGGTTTGAACGCCTACTAGAGGGATGCGGGGAAGACCGAAACGGTTATCAGCATAGGCTGTTGACTATGATTGGCGATTGGAAGGTTTGGCAAAGCACACATCGCGAGCCGGATTGTATTTTGGGTAAAACACTTCTGCCTAAGCTGACTGCGATGCAAGATCCAGGTCCAGTATGCGTTGTGAATGGAGCAAAGGATTTCCCAGGGGCACATCACTCTGCAGATCGGCTGCTGGAATGCATGCCTCATGCGATTTGTGTCAATTTGCCGGAAGCGGGCCATTTTTCCAACATGGAGGCACCCTATGAGTTCAATGCTGCTTTGCAAGCATTTTTAGACAAAGGAGAAGACCACAATGATTCAAAACCCGATTCTACGAGGCTTTAA